One Kazachstania africana CBS 2517 chromosome 9, complete genome genomic region harbors:
- the GPC1 gene encoding glycerophosphocholine acyltransferase (similar to Saccharomyces cerevisiae YGR149W; ancestral locus Anc_4.86): protein MNNTESNRDFKLSIFSILEFLDPIASKVISNLSSSSYSTSFEREVEDNGGTDGLEAPSKPQIRHLHRYHSDGLITKIPIDELKKKVLLRVKRLDEPLQSIFFKHTTKLEKLFYPFTLSNIFLIGFIMGKFPEWFHIYYTVLLCILMPIRFYTYYKAKNHYFMADLCYFVNFMCLLFIWVFPNANNLFQSCFALTFGSLSFAVITWRNSLVLHSIDKTTSCFIHIMPPCTMYVIFHALPEPYKAKRFPGATKYVNLKTNVLWTSFYYLIWQCLYHYFITLKKSSKIKAGERMTSFEYLTGHQFKNFWAVKLKAPWPLIIYTLLQYFYQLGTMLLCTIWLGNKTASSLFLLFIFLSASFNGATYYVDYYGKNFEKEVDKLRQELELLQQQINNKNSANEDNKSFESINTSSVYSLASNDAKSIISSVGGGELNNQMSDPEMSKKIE, encoded by the coding sequence ATGAACAACACTGAGAGTAATAGGGATTTTAAGCTATCTATATTTAGTATATTAGAATTCTTGGATCCCATAGCTTCAAAAGTTATATCTAATctatcttcatcatcttaTAGCACATCTTTCGAAAGGGAAGTGGAAGACAATGGAGGAACTGATGGGTTAGAAGCTCCATCAAAACCGCAAATACGACATCTTCATCGTTACCATTCTGATGGTTTAATAACGAAAATTCCAatagatgaattaaaaaagaaagttttACTAAGAGTGAAACGATTGGATGAACCATTACAAtcaatcttcttcaaacaTACAACAAAATTAGAGAAACTCTTTTATCCTTTCACTCTATCGAATATCTTTTTAATTGGATTTATAATGGGCAAATTCCCTGAATGGTTCCATATTTATTACACAGTTCTATTGTGTATTCTAATGCCAATCAGATTTTATACATATTATAAAGCTAAAAACCATTATTTTATGGCGGATTTATGCtattttgtcaattttATGTGTCTACTTTTCATATGGGTATTTCCGAATGCAAATAACCTGTTTCAATCATGTTTTGCCCTCACATTTGGTTCTTTATCCTTTGCCGTTATCACTTGGAGAAACTCCCTCGTTCTCCACTCTATTGACAAAACAACTTCCTGCTTTATACATATAATGCCGCCTTGTACAATGTATGTCATATTCCATGCTTTACCAGAACCATACAAGGCAAAAAGGTTTCCGGGTGCCACTAAGTATGTGAACTTGAAGACAAACGTCTTGTGGACTTCCTTCTATTACCTGATATGGCAATGCCTATATCACTATTTTataacattgaaaaagtcatCTAAAATAAAAGCAGGTGAGAGAATGACCagttttgaatatttaacTGGTCACCAATTTAAGAATTTTTGGGCTGTAAAATTGAAGGCACCATGGCCTCTGATTATTTATACTTTACTACAATATTTCTATCAGCTTGGTACGATGCTATTATGCACAATCTGGCTAGGTAATAAAACTGCTTCGTCACTGTtcttattatttatattcCTATCTGCCTCATTCAACGGTGCTACCTATTACGTTGACTATTATGGaaagaattttgaaaaagaagttgaCAAATTGCGTCAAGAATTGGAACTTTTACAGCAACAAAttaacaataaaaatagtgcgaatgaagataataaatcttttgaGTCCATCAATACAAGTAGTGTGTATTCTCTGGCATCAAATGACGCCAAGAGTATTATCTCGAGTGTTGGTGGTGGTGAACTTAACAATCAAATGAGTGATCCTGAAatgtcaaagaaaattgaatga
- the CCM1 gene encoding Ccm1p (similar to Saccharomyces cerevisiae YGR150C; ancestral locus Anc_4.87) produces the protein MKCLNTCLLRTTSSSPHVQKRMLIAPRALVKKTKKNRLKVNGVKLKELDPNSVMPIRDSRLLELKVKQLQEFTRSLREQFKSFDQPLSIQNTEPRSVTGKELQELEREAATVFESLTDSSSKSDTMLLQSSRYKNASLSDLINSYSDSKINSLLPEVVRQTIGDDTLILKSLMNQTKKDWNPIIDTLWRSTDRLKGISQRTLKKFFSSKIRNLTFENIEHLDEMLLEAVENDESRFRLYMYELLFENLAILSPQNIINSKNDPIIEKMKELLNRFNKSRHSFGLSNFILNSCITYTAKLKDASIMNYFFEEIQKKHSIQLSKESYTTVIQFYERLNLNKQAWDVFDTMKFLSSAQAPDAFTYNIMLKLCSKENNYSRACDLFQEMNERGVTPNRRTFAMLGKLLAKCSSDNVIAEGHATSLRMLGWKFISQLKEKEDYTGVEAMMSLASYDGDIALCRALYFKFVNRTYNELRSREKIDHKTAIKQSLNPVLFNYLLLSYSKYQSEKLPLLLSWDEGGQLRRDLLNSVDYTHGLNDDGTMILPFLPVLELNNKEHIILESNALWNFHIANGLFEEHVSVLQQDLDSNKLLNIVKCAASYDDFKFEILRLVNDWKRQFIDHKFLNAIALTTYLSIPLRHRVEDDFWSKLKRFSFQTHDLDDKLSQTYKIFSEKLKLRKASGEMKKNDLDCRSKTNNSKINDCLYYVYALRHKVLRDCAIYELALKGATAFGNVDRATEIWQDRGKFRHSNTFSKLPMTHRIQSDVDFAKLLIDFFITQGKFLDALKIVMSSKRYIEWKFPMIRRLYQGLLEREDHENVKKLMDIVNRKTSVQILEKQIEDLSI, from the coding sequence ATGAAGTGCCTAAATACTTGCTTACTTCGAACTACCTCGTCATCGCCACACGTACAAAAAAGGATGTTGATTGCACCTAGAGCTTTAGTAAAGAAAACTAAAAAGAATAGACTAAAAGTAAACGGTGTTAAGTTGAAAGAACTGGATCCAAATTCAGTAATGCCTATTAGAGATTCAAGACTTCTCGAACTCAAAGTTAAGCAGTTACAGGAATTCACAAGAAGCCTGAGAGAGCAATTCAAGTCCTTTGATCAACCATTATCTATTCAAAATACTGAGCCTAGGAGTGTTACTGGTAAGGAACTACAAGAACTTGAAAGAGAAGCGGCGACTGTCTTTGAAAGTTTAACAGATTCTTCGTCCAAGAGCGATACAATGTTATTACAATCATCTAGATACAAAAATGCAAGTCTTTCGGATCTGATCAATTCTTATTCTGATTCTAAAATTAATTCCCTGTTACCAGAAGTGGTACGACAGACCATTGGCGACGATACCCTGATTCTTAAATCGCTTATGAaccaaacaaaaaaagattggAACCCTATTATCGATACCTTATGGAGGTCAACCGACAGACTCAAAGGTATTAGTCAAAGGactttaaagaaatttttctcatCAAAAATTAGGAACCTcacatttgaaaatattgaacaCCTCGACGAAATGCTCTTAGAAGCtgtagaaaatgatgaatctAGGTTTCGTCTTTATATGTATGAGcttttatttgaaaatttagcAATATTGAGTCCACAAAATATcataaattcaaagaatgatccaataattgaaaaaatgaaggAGCTACTGAACAGATTTAATAAGTCTCGACATTCCTTCGGGCTCAGCAATTTTATATTAAACTCATGCATTACATATACAGCAAAACTCAAGGATGCCTCTATAATGaactatttttttgaagaaatacaGAAAAAACATTCGATTCAACTGAGCAAAGAAAGTTATACGACGGTGATCCAGTTTTACGAACGTTTGAACCTGAATAAACAAGCTTGGGATGTCTTTGATACGATGAAATTCTTGTCTTCTGCCCAAGCTCCGGATGCGTTTACGTATAATATCATGTTAAAACTCTGttccaaagaaaacaattaCTCAAGGGCTTGTGATCTCTTCCAAGAAATGAATGAGAGAGGTGTCACTCCAAATAGAAGGACTTTTGCTATGCTAGGCAAACTTCTGGCCAAATGTAGCTCCGACAATGTTATTGCGGAGGGGCATGCTACTTCATTACGTATGCTTGGTTGGAAGTTTATTTCCCAGctgaaagaaaaggaagattaCACAGGTGTTGAAGCGATGATGTCATTAGCATCATATGATGGAGATATTGCCTTATGCCGCGCgttatatttcaaatttgttaATAGAACCTACAATGAACTTCGatcaagagaaaaaattgaccaTAAGACTGCAATTAAACAAAGTTTGAATCCCGTACTCTTTAACTACTTATTACTGTCTTACTCTAAATACCAGTCTGAAAAGCTACCACTACTACTAAGTTGGGATGAAGGAGGACAACTCAGAAGAGACCTTTTAAACAGTGTGGATTATACGCATGGATTAAACGATGATGGTACTATGATATTACCATTTTTGCCAGTGTTAGAACTCAACAACAAAGAACATATTATTTTAGAGTCTAACGCTCTATGGAACTTTCATATTGCTAACGGTCTTTTCGAGGAACATGTTAGTGTGCTTCAGCAAGATCTTGATTCGAACAAATTGCtaaatattgtaaaatgTGCTGCATCATACGATGACTTCAAGTTTGAAATCTTGCGATTGGTGAATGACTGGAAGAGACAGTTTATTGATCATAAGTTTCTGAATGCCATAGCACTGACAACTTATCTATCCATCCCACTTCGTCACAGAGTAGAAGATGACTTCTGgtcaaaattgaaaagattttcCTTCCAGACACATGATTTAGATGATAAATTAAGTCAAacatataaaatattctcTGAGAAATTGAAGCTCAGGAAAGCTTCAGGggaaatgaagaaaaacgACTTAGATTGCAGGTCAAAAACAAATAATTCCAAGATAAACGATTGTCTGTATTATGTATACGCCCTAAGACATAAGGTCTTGAGAGATTGCGCAATATATGAACTAGCTCTCAAAGGTGCGACTGCATTTGGAAACGTTGATAGAGCTACAGAAATTTGGCAAGATAGAGGTAAATTCAGACATAGCAATACTTTTAGCAAATTACCTATGACACATAGAATTCAGAGCGACGTTGACTTtgcaaaattattaatagatttttttattactCAGGGAAAGTTCTTAGACgcattgaaaattgtgATGTCGTCAAAAAGGTACATAGAATGGAAGTTTCCTATGATCCGTAGATTGTATCAAGGCCTCCTAGAGCGTGAAGATCACGAAAATGTAAAAAAGCTGATGGATATTGTAAATAGGAAAACATCAgttcaaattttagaaaaacaaattgaagatcTCTCAATATAA
- the CGR1 gene encoding Cgr1p (similar to Saccharomyces cerevisiae CGR1 (YGL029W); ancestral locus Anc_4.88), with translation MSTSKTNIVVEDAAKIKGKPVSGRSWKVEKNPLRAKSSVVKNKKLTSWELKQQKRLEEKQFKERIKALKTEKEDERQRRIDALKERREKKEEKERYERLAAKMHAKKVERIRRREKRNKALKER, from the coding sequence ATGAGTACAAGTAAAACTAACATAGTGGTAGAAGATGCAGCTAAAATAAAAGGTAAGCCAGTCAGTGGTAGATCTTGGAAGGTGGAGAAAAATCCATTAAGAGCAAAGAGTAGCGTTgttaaaaataagaagttGACATCCTGGGAGCTAAAGCAACAGAAGAGGCTAGAGGAAAAGCAATTCAAGGAAAGGATAAAGGCTTTGAAGacagaaaaggaagatgaACGCCAAAGAAGGATTGATGCATTGAAGGAGAGAAGAGAGAAGAaggaagagaaagagagatATGAGAGGTTAGCTGCCAAGATGCATGCAAAGAAGGTTGAAAGAATCAGGAGAAGAGAGAAGAGAAACAAAGCATTGAAGGAACGTTAA
- the KAFR0I00920 gene encoding uncharacterized protein (similar to Saccharomyces cerevisiae YGR146C; ancestral locus Anc_4.79) gives MSPFNDYCIFCDQMISKSEFSSTITPSSPFSKEELLYCCDSCKLNDQQTAIPDSEKHNIHNEQNYIFQSSLHKNYNSLLSSPSTSPGATATKSSKNKVSSNKIDTTNPYYTISLTSFSDITNKSSSFLNIPDQIAENNYKLWLHKLNF, from the coding sequence ATGTCCCCATTTAACGACTATTGCATTTTCTGCGATCAAATGATCAGTAAATCAGAATTCTCTTCAACTATAACACCATCTTCACcattttccaaagaagaattgcTTTATTGCTGCGACTCATGCAAATTGAATGACCAGCAAACAGCTATTCCCGATTCAGAAAAACATAATATCCataatgaacaaaattACATATTCCAGTCATCTTTGCATAAAAATTACAATTCTCTATTGAGTTCTCCATCGACTTCACCAGGCGCTACTGCTACGAAATCGtctaaaaataaagtatcttccaataaaattgatactACTAATCCTTATTATACCATCTCTTTAACATCCTTTAGTGACATCACaaataaatcatcttcGTTCTTGAATATCCCCGATCAAATAGCTGAAAATAACTATAAGCTATGGTTGcataaattaaatttttaa
- the RRN6 gene encoding Rrn6p (similar to Saccharomyces cerevisiae RRN6 (YBL014C); ancestral locus Anc_4.91): MNEARLPGRRPIGAQLGVGLSGPSLYVSKSAASKIVAVADDEKWLHCKDTEFPSTFMDFKVASNYTLVNDILDPFEIESKVHFPSISQNLPADEELLESDLSDDDEKEGNTVFLNEHSKESLVSNLHWRKPSPQIISSDLQIYRNTEEKKHSMFELIDENRSESLHFDFVPKELLSNLTRSDTILEAQQERSRKLNRHNLSVIDPTVKDLFVIGNVQSSSDLRHDNEQRQIIAFSTGHSGSNLIISPLKLEPSDTEHDIYSIAGCSSVFKIDLKSKIKTIKIPTVASSLGRYSDCIIAITECSLHIIKIKSIDNKYTKIDCHVFDPLYFTELSDFPFADVAFNPWDLTQFAIIDTKGNWAIGSLPFQNKNFNGLILNDSLRGSIFDPQETSLRKKVIWSSHHTRILLMDQSKIVEVDFGLNWQSEIVQAKTWSELLDLKEMNEYFSILLTSQEIIFLRNKSHNNEITRDLSWKHNLDHNDKTYRMFIQKVDDGYKAIFFVYITSRRHKNVYMQAFTLTNNGELIRYVAEPIIFQIPQKTEGVDSIQFVEQSLNHYSPEPNAHYNINLNLFIKGTNSKAMTTLILTNNKNYDKISSYESDKWTIEGHIGRTEIENPSTEITFFIQDIVNKFEKTLTLDYNKDKELELFQQFGYHLSESMNRLLEQWEDSGSFCSQRSFTELHDLPQHFENLSEFTSLLEQFIQYYKDQELLFTDLKTISNLLLYEEVDDIDIIYNKLLQCWGLLNDDAEFLTREIVKQIVWTMLKFNKKNKYEKLSHKIRNSLGQRYKDTIDLWDMNELDDENDLEYGSSKSTVPLHSQSQHSMSSQMQIPIIKSSQNKVAKRGKSLNSRHSVRVGGSQVNTQLDNGSMMGSQLASSLPDTMTPAFSLLSAPSSQLISQPVSQVRDSQRSKKKKKKIGGFG, translated from the coding sequence ATGAATGAAGCAAGGCTTCCGGGAAGGCGACCGATAGGGGCACAACTGGGTGTTGGGCTTAGCGGTCCAAGTCTTTATGTTTCGAAGAGTGCTGCTTCAAAAATCGTTGCTGTGGCAGACGATGAAAAATGGTTACATTGTAAGGATACAGAATTCCCGTCGACTTTTATGGATTTTAAAGTTGCATCAAATTATACACTAGTGAATGATATACTCGATCCATTCGAGATTGAATCAAAGGTCCATTTCCCATCGATTAGTCAAAACTTGCCTGCTGATGAGGAGCTCTTGGAATCAGACCTGTCTGACGATGACGAAAAGGAAGGCAATACGGTTTTTTTAAATGAACACTCAAAGGAATCTCTCGTTTCGAACTTACATTGGAGAAAACCATCACCtcaaattatttcatcGGATTTACAAATCTACAGGAATACtgaggaaaagaaacattctATGTTTGAActtattgatgaaaatcGTTCTGAATCATTgcattttgattttgtacCAAAAGAATTGCTATCAAACCTCACCAGATCTGATACCATATTGGAAGCTCAACAAGAGAGGTCAAGAAAACTGAATCGACACAATTTATCCGTAATTGATCCGACAGTCAAAGACCTCTTTGTGATAGGCAACGTACAGTCATCGTCGGACCTGCGACATGATAATGAGCAACGCCAAATCATCGCATTTTCCACAGGACATTCGGGCTCCAACCTAATCATCTCTCCATTGAAATTAGAACCTTCTGACACTGAACATGATATTTATTCGATAGCTGGATGTAGTAGtgtattcaaaattgacTTGAAATCTAAAATAAAGACAATTAAAATCCCAACCGTTGCATCTTCACTGGGAAGATATTCTGATTGTATCATAGCTATCACAGAATGCTCTTTACACATTATAAAGATTAAAAGTATAGACAATAAATATACCAAGATTGATTGTCACGTTTTCGATCCATTGTATTTCACAGAATTAAGTGATTTCCCCTTTGCTGATGTTGCTTTCAATCCTTGGGATTTAACTCAATTTGCAATTATTGATACTAAGGGTAATTGGGCAATTGGTTCATTACCGTtccaaaacaaaaattttaacgGCCTCATTCTAAATGATTCACTTCGAGGAAGCATTTTCGACCCACAGGAAACGTCTCTAAGGAAAAAAGTAATATGGTCGTCTCATCACACCCGGATTTTACTAATGGACCAATCTAAAATAGTGGAAGTTGACTTTGGTCTAAACTGGCAATCAGAAATTGTACAGGCTAAAACATGGTCAGAACTGTTAGATCTAAAAGAAATGAACGAATACTTTAGCATTTTGCTCACATCAcaagaaattatatttctaagaaataaaagccataataatgaaatcacTAGGGATTTGTCATGGAAACATAATTTAGATCATAATGATAAAACCTACCGTATGTTTATTCAGAAGGTGGATGACGGCTATAAAGCGATCTTTTTCGTATACATTACCTCAAGAAGACATAAAAATGTCTACATGCAAGCATTCACCCTTACAAACAATGGTGAATTAATAAGATATGTAGCAGAACCGATAATATTCCAAATTCCACAGAAGACCGAGGGCGTCGATTCTATTCAATTTGTTGAGCAATCCTTGAATCACTACAGTCCTGAACCTAATGCACATTATAATATTAATCTGAATCTATTTATCAAGGGAACGAACAGTAAAGCCATGACAACCCTCATATTAACTAACAATAAGAATTATGACAAAATATCAAGCTATGAATCTGATAAGTGGACTATTGAGGGACATATAGGTAGAACTGAGATAGAAAATCCTTCTACCGAAATTACATTTTTTATCCAAGATATtgtcaataaatttgaaaagactCTGACTTTGGATTATAATAAGGATAAGGAGCTTGAAttatttcaacaatttgGGTATCATTTATCGGAATCCATGAATAGACTACTAGAACAATGGGAAGATTCTGGAAGTTTTTGTTCTCAACGATCTTTTACAGAGTTACATGACTTGCCACAGCATTTTGAGAACCTCTCTGAGTTCACATCGTTATTGGAACAATTCATTCAGTATTATAAAGATCAGGAGTTACTCTTCACTGACTTAAAAACGAtctcaaatttattattatacgAGGAGGTAGATGATATAGATATTATTTACAATAAACTCCTCCAATGTTGGGGTTTACTGAATGATGATGCTGAATTTCTGACAAGAGAAATTGTCAAACAGATAGTATGGACCATGCTAAAGTTTaacaagaagaacaagTACGAAAAATTGTCGCACAAAATACGCAATTCGTTGGGACAACGATACAAGGATACCATCGATTTGTGGGATATGAACGAActtgatgatgaaaatgatttagaGTACGGAAGTTCAAAATCTACGGTACCATTGCATAGTCAATCACAACACAGTATGAGTAGTCAGATGCAGATCCCAATAATCAAATCCTCACAAAATAAGGTAGCCAAAAGGGGCAAATCACTGAATTCCAGGCATTCAGTTAGAGTTGGTGGTAGCCAAGTAAACACACAGCTAGATAATGGTAGTATGATGGGCTCTCAATTAGCTAGTTCATTACCGGATACAATGACTCCTGCATTTTCCCTTTTAAGTGCCCCCTCTTCGCAACTAATTTCACAACCAGTATCACAAGTACGAGACTCTCAAAGAtctaagaagaaaaagaaaaaaattgggGGCTTTGGATGA
- the KAFR0I00940 gene encoding 60S ribosomal protein eL24 (similar to Saccharomyces cerevisiae RPL24A (YGL031C) and RPL24B (YGR148C); ancestral locus Anc_4.84), translated as MKVEIDSFSGAKIYPGRGTLFVRGDSKIFRFQNSKSASLFHQRKNPRRIAWTVLYRRHHKKGITEEVAKKRSRKSVKAQRPIVGASLDLIKERRSLKPEVRKAKRDEKLKADKEKKKADKAARKAEKAKLAATSGHKVSKQQAKGAFQKVTATSR; from the coding sequence ATGAAGGTTGAAATCGATTCCTTTTCAGGTGCCAAGATCTACCCAGGTAGAGGTACTTTATTTGTCCGCGGTGACTCCAAGATTTTCAGATTCCAAAACTCTAAGTCTGCTTCCTTATTCCACCAAAGAAAGAACCCAAGAAGAATTGCTTGGACCGTTCTATACAGAAGACATCACAAGAAAGGTATCACTGAAGAAGTTGCCAAGAAGAGATCTAGAAAGTCCGTCAAGGCTCAAAGACCAATTGTCGGTGCTTCCTTAGACttaatcaaagaaagaagatctTTGAAACCAGAAGTCAGAAAGGCTAAGAGAGATGAAAAGTTAAAGGCtgacaaagaaaagaagaaggctGACAAGGCTGCCAGAAAGGCTGAAAAGGCTAAATTAGCTGCTACTTCAGGCCACAAGGTTTCTAAGCAACAAGCTAAGGGTGCTTTCCAAAAGGTCACCGCTACTTCCCGTTAA
- the NAT2 gene encoding Nat2p (similar to Saccharomyces cerevisiae NAT2 (YGR147C); ancestral locus Anc_4.82) has product MLFNVGILRRRLPFNAALVRLKNQPQFKRLINTSKPVYTNGHAAFNETTNKKTENGIKQLIQKYGYSALIVYVGVSLITVSSCFFGVHSIGEEKARIYINRAKRLFGYGEADENKVVEKMHKKKLENSTKNAKDWKNSHLLAEFLIAYGLYKSLIFIRIPIVAAATPYAARIFQRLGFTKIVGNNRTVASKYVNGQVPRQKKTTGQKWFNGLM; this is encoded by the coding sequence ATGCTATTCAACGTAGGAATCTTACGTCGAAGGCTGCCTTTCAATGCTGCTCTAGTAAGATTGAAGAATCAGCCACAGTTTAAAAGGCTTATAAATACATCAAAACCAGTCTATACGAATGGACATGCAGCATTCAATGAGACCACTAACAAGAAGACAGAAAACGGGATAAAACAATTGATTCAGAAGTACGGATACTCGGCTTTAATTGTGTATGTTGGTGTGTCATTAATTACAGTGTCCTCATGTTTCTTTGGTGTTCACTCTATAGGTGAAGAAAAAGCTAGAATATACATAAATCGTGCCAAGAGACTGTTTGGGTATGGAGAAGCGGATGAGAATAAGGTAGTTGAGAAAATGCACAAGAAGAAGCTGGAAAACTCAACGAAGAATGCGAAAGATTGGAAAAATAGCCATTTATTGGCAGAATTTTTGATAGCGTATGGATTGTACAAGAGTTTAATATTCATTAGAATTCCTATTGTGGCAGCGGCAACACCGTATGCTGCAAGAATCTTTCAGAGGCTTGGGTTTACGAAGATAGTTGGCAATAATAGGACGGTAGCTTCAAAATATGTAAATGGTCAAGTTCCAAGACAAAAGAAAACGACTGGTCAGAAATGGTTTAATGGATTGATGTAG